ATAACAACATATATTAcataatcatttttttcataaactagatAAGAAAGGAGAAACGAGAAATTAGGCATAAACACAAAAGTAAAAGAGGTTAAAGATTCATAGTTATAATAACTTCAACTGCCTAGTTGCttaatatttgataaaataaaacactacttaatatatatataataaatattttaaaaattcatgactCATGAGCCGGCCTTTGAGGCTCGCGGGTTGAGCCCATGAGGCTAGCTGGCCAAATTAGGCTGGGCTAAAAAACCTCGTTCCTAAATGAGTTGAAAAAATTTAGCCCAACTCCACTTAATTCAAGAGTTTGGTTGGGCCGACCTCATGGGCCAAGCCCATTTTGACAACTCTATAAACAGCATATGACAAGACCTATAAAGGCACAATTAGTCCTATTGACAGGCTCTATGCCTCTACACAGCAAGACAACATTCCACCCttgctagccttctaccctaatacacgatctttcatttctttctatttatagtcatgtcctcggtaatatGAAGTTGAGCtatgtcatgtctaatcacctctcccaatACTTTTTTAGCCCGCCCCTACCCCGTCGCATATCCCCTACATCTAACCTCTCGTACCTCCTCACCGAGGAGTCAACGCTTTTCCTTTGCACGTGTCCAAACCATCAGTCTCGCTTTCCTCATCTTGTCTGTCACCGAAGCCGCTTCCACCTTTTTCTGAacaacctcattcctaatcttgtcactcTTATTATGTCCTCATATCcttctcaacattctcatctctgCGACATGCATATTCTGAACATGTTAGTTTTTGACTGACCAACATTCTACCCCCATACAACAAGGACAATCTAACcaccattctgtagaacttacttttaagtttaggtggtaccttcttatcatataagattttcgaggcaaaccTCAATTTTAATCAAAGCAATCTTAATGCGATGTTTCCACTACTTTTGATGACGAATctaatatattattatactatcaaataaaaaaaaaacttcaaattgCATTTCCAAACGCCTAATTAATAGTGTAGGTTTAGAGCACTGTATGACCGTTGGATCTTTAGGATCAGGTTGTACATCTCTTttacttctattaataataaaataaaatgagctTTTGAgccctctttatttttttttttaaaagtatggCCGTTGGATTAAATGAATTTGACGGATGAGATTGGATATGAGACATAAGGTTCGGATCGTCTTGAAAGGACTCTTTGGATCAACCACTTTATGGACCCCAATTTATTAACTGTACTAAAGTTGATTAAACGCACACCAACTTTATAACAGATAAACCTTAATATGCAAGTCTCTTTGTACTCTATTACTTTATCAATTTCTAGACTAGATTTCCTCCACCTCATCTACTCAGTTTAAATAATTTGTGGGATTTTCTTTagtacaagattttaaaagtcaaacaatttaattttaactgcaaatttgaatatgaaatttttaagttttttgaatatccttttttatatatttgaaaatgacgTTAAAAGTAATATAcgtcataataataaataatttaaaatatttaaaaaatatatgaaaaaattacgatcaaggaaaaaattatttgaatctTGAAATTCGAAAGATATTACATAACTTGAGAGTAttactttatttgaaatttcaaaattagaGTTGTGTTTGACCATACTTTTCGTAATaaatatttagaatttgaatatatttttttataaaaacatgaaacataatttaaattaggaaatttataaaaacaaaaatttataaaagtgaaaataggttttaagtatttttcaaattcaaattgtaATTTTCCATATTCAAACGTTGATtttcaaatataataaaaaatatttcggaaaaaaataaaaaaaatattcatggtaTCGTAAAGATAAAGAAAGCTCATACATTTTATACGCTCCATCGCAAACTTCCCTAACGCGCTTTTCTGCACGTGATGGTATCGTATTCGTTGAGGAGCGGGAAATcccctcaaattcaaatttcaaatcctTATCCCTTCGATTAAATTCAAACAGTgccccaaaaattcaaaattttcaccAGGAAAACCAAAATTCTCTATCTCAGGTATGATCTTCCTGCCAAATCTTCTTTTACTGTTTGATCTTTCTCTTCCATTTTCCCTCTTTTTTTCTGATTAGTGAATGAAAAAATGTAGAGATGGattttgaaaatatgaaaagGAAACAACTACAAGCACTATGCAAGGAACATGGAATTCCTGCAAATTTAACCAATTTAGAAATGGCCAACAAGCTTTCTTCACTTCTTAAGGTAATGGGTaatctttatttctttattttacttTCTGTGTTTCAAGAAAATTTCTGTGTTTTTGGTTAAATTTATGGTTATGTTCAGGTAAATGATGAAAAGCCCTTAACTCGAGGGCGATCATGTTTAAAGATATTGGATGAGAATGTGAATGATAGAGAGTTTGATGTTGTAAATAGGAAGgtaaagaaagtgaagtttAGTCCTGATAATGAAATTATCGAGTTCACGAGATCGGCTCGAGGGGAAAGGGTAGGGAGGCGGAAGACAATGTTGTACAAGAACAACTTGAACGTTAGGAGTGATGGATTAAAGGTAGGCATTTTGGATAGTCCAGTTAGGGTTACTAGGTCGCAGAGAGTGAATATGGAAGATGGTGTTACTGAGAAAAAGGGCAAGACAAGGCATGTGAAAGATAGTGTAATTTCAGTGAGTGAGAGTAAGGATGAAGTTGGAGTGACCACAAGAAGATCTTTGAAGAACAAGGAAGGAAACGAGGGCGTGAATGATGGTTTGCGGATGACTAGAAGAGTAAGAAGTCGGAAAAATGCCAAGGACGGTGTAGAGGATTCTCAGGAGGAACTGAAGATAGACGAAAGTGAAAAGGAAATTGGTAGGGTAGAGAAGAGGGACAAGAAAGTGACATTCATTAGCGGTGGTCAAATGGATGAGTGCACAAAGTCTGAAACAAAAGCCAAGGAGACAAAAAGAGTAACGAGAAGGAAATCTATGGCTCATAATCAGACCTTGCCTGTTCAAATTGAGGTTGATGCTGAAGTAAGGGAGGAGGTTGCGGAGAAGCCAGCTCGGGTTACAAGGTCTCGGAACTTGAAACCAGTTGAGGATAATGTCTTTAACAAAAGGAACCGGACAAGGGGTAAGAACTGTACTGAATTTGTTGAATCTTCAGTTGAAGCTGTCAAAGATGAAGTCAGAGTAAACACGAGAAGGTCTCAGCAGAATAGTGTGGTGGAGGCACCCAAAAAGGCTTTGAAGAGGCCTGGAAGGGTAGCTAATAAGGATGAGGAGGGAGCAAGGTTGAGTGATGGTGTTACTAAAGAAAAGATGGTTACTAGGGGTACGACCAGAAATCAGTCTAACTTAACTGTAGAAGCTTCAACATCGGAAAGTGGAACTAAAATTGTTGAATCTAAGGGGAAACTTCAAGTGGTTGTTCAACTTGAAGAACTAATAGATCTTCCTCTTAGAAGAAGTGATAGGCGCAAATCTGTTTTTCCTTTGGAGAAATTGAGAGGTGATGAAGTTGCGGCCAAGAAGGAGAAAAGAAATTTCTTAAATGCTAATGATGATGAGCTAAGGCAAAAAGGTACAGAAGAAGAACCCCAGAAGGCATTGAAGCGGTCAAAAAGGCTTGCTACACAAGTGGCAGATTCAGTATTGGCCAAAGATGATATTGctgaaaataaaatagatagaCCAACTGAATCTCAAGGGACTCTTGAAGTGGTTCTTCAAACTGGAGAAGTTCCTATGAGAAGTAATAGGCGCAAATCTGTTGTTCCTTCGTTGGAGAAAGTAAGAAGTGATGAAGTTGTGGTTGTGAAGGAGAAAAGAAACTTAAATGCTAAGGATGGCGAGATAAGGAGTAAAGGGACAAAAGAAGAACCCCAGAAGACATCAAAGCGGTCAAAAAGGCTTGCTAAACAAATGGAAGATCCTGTACTTGCTAAACGTGATATTgctgaaaataaattagaagaagGGAGAAGCTCTAGAGGGAATGTTTCTAATGCAAATGTAGACACCAAGATATTGGACAGTTCAGTGCAGGAAGAAACTTCTGTGGtgaaagaagagaggagaggtTCTGGAAGGAGTGCTGCTAGGCATACTCTTGCAGCTGTTTCAGATGATAAGAAGGAAAAAGGTGAGAATAAGCTGACAAAGAGAAACTGCACTGTTATTCAAGAAAAAGATTCTACCAAGAAGTTCACCCTGCAAGATTTAGATTCTCCGAAACAGTCCATGAGTAGTACAAAAGCAAGTGACAAGGCTGCAGTTGTTAAAAAGACAAGTACTGCTGGGAAGAAGCAGCAGGGTCGACTAAAAAGATCTAATGTGATCGTAGAAGTTCCCATGCCTGAGGACATGGAAATAGTCAGAGAACCAGACAATATAGATTGTAATATCTCAGGGTCACGAGGTACAACGGGCTTCTCAAGATCATCTCAGAATGAGTTAGAAGCTGTCCCAGATGATTTCAATATAGTTCTTGCTGTCACCAAGGATGACACAGCTGCTGAGTCGAGCACCCTAGCTGACAAATTGATTGAGGAACGACCTTTCGTAGATGCGAATTCTTCTCAATCTGAAAACAACTCCGCATCGAAATCTCTTTCATTCAGTGATCCTTTCAACTCTGACGGTTAGTGTATCTGGTCTTATGTTAATATTATGCATTGTCTTGTGAAGAATGCTAATTCATTATTTCGTATTTTCAGCTAGACCTGAGGAAAATTTAGTAGCGGAATTTCTGAAGTCTGACCATGAGGAGCCTGCAAGCAAAGGCCTATGTCCTAGCTTTGTTTTGGCTGATGATGCAgttccaaatgacataacttcTGACCAACAGGAGCCTGGTGCAATAGCAGCAGATAATGCAGAAGAATTTGTCATAGGATTATCTTTTGATGTTCTTGATAATTGTTCTCTAAGCCAGAGTGATAATGTGGGAGAGAACCTTGATTCTGGAACTAAGGATGATGCAGCTGCTGAGTCAAGCAGCCTAGCTGATAAATTGATAGAGGAAGAACCACTTGTAGAAGCAAGCGCTTCTCCATCTGAAAATAATTCCACACCTGATCCATTCAGTGATTCATTCAACTCCAATGGTTAGTCTATCTGGTCATAAGTAACATTATGCATTTTCTCGTGAAGAGTACTAATTCATTATTTCGTATTTGCAGCTAGACCCAAGGAGAACCTAGATGAGGAACTTTTGCAGTTTGATCATGAGGCGTCTGCAAGCAAAGATCTATGTCCAAGTCCAGTTTTGGCTGAAGATGTTGTTCCAAATGAAATAACCTCTGACAAACAGGAGCATGGTTCAATAGCAGCAGATAATGCAGAAGGATTATCTGATGAAGTTCTTGATAATTGTTCACTAAGCCAGAGTGATAATATGGAAGAGAGCCCTGATTCTGGCTTTAAAGAACAATCGGAGGCTGGATGTGTTGTTACTGAAGGAATAACTTATGGTGATCAGGAGCCTGCAAGCAAAGGCCTAGGTCCTAGCTCATCTTTGGCTGATGATGCAgttccaaatgacataacttcTGACAAACAGGAGCATGGTGCAGTTGTGGCGGATAATGCAGAAGAACTTGACACAGGTTTATCTAATGAAGTTCTTGATAATATGGAAGAGAACCTTGATGCTGGCTTGAAAGAGCAATCAGAGTCTGGATGTGTTGTTAAGGAGGGGGTAGCTTATGGTGAACGGGAGCCTGAAAGCAAAGGCCTATGTCCTAGTTCTGTTTTGGCTGATGATGTAgccccaaatgacataacttcTGACAAGCTGGAGCATGGTACAATTGCAGCAGATAATGCAGAAGAATTTGACTCAGGATCATCTAATGAAGTTCTTGATGACTGTTCAGTAAATCACAGTGATAATATGGAAGAGAAGCTTGATTCTGGTTTTAAAGAACAATCAGAGAGTCGATGTAATGATTCTGTTAGTGTAAATTATGGTGAACAAGCGCTAACTGTAACAGACCATGCAAAAGAGTTTGGTGCGGGGTTGTCAAGTAATGTCTCGTTGGACACTTTGGGGGCTTTCAATCAGAGCAATGAGATGGAAGTTAAAGTTTCTGAGGCAGAAGATGAATCTGGTCCTATGGAACAAGCAGAAGCTGAATCTGATCCCGTGGAAGCTAAGCATGATCTAGATGCACCTACCTTCACAAGTCAAGGTGAAATACATGCAGAAGAATGTGCAAACTTGGAGGCGGCTGCTTCTGAGAAAACTGTTTCAAGTCCCATAAAAGCAGTTCTAGATCTCCAAGGCAAGCAGCATTTTTTCATTACTTGCTGATTCTAGGAATTTCACAATACATTTACCATCTCTTTTTGTTGCAGAACCGGGTATTCTTGGTGATGGCATCGCATTACATGTAACTTCTTCAGAGGACAGTGATGAAGAGAAGCAAGGTAGTTATGAGGTTCTTTCACCTCCTAAAGGTAGTTTTGAGGTTTTCTCACCTCCCGTTCTTTGCAATTTGCTCATTTCTCTACCTTTTTTGATGCAGCAGGCGAAGAACTTAAAAATTTGTTTGCCACTCCTTGTTATGTTTCACACtctaaagaagaaaagaaagcgTCTTTGGATGGTGATTCAAGGGATGAGGATCTCAACAGAGAGGGGCAAGGTTAGCTTCATAATGCTTCTTTTTACATTTACATTTTGCAATTTATTGCTGTAAATCAAAGTTTTGTTCGGCATTTTGCCTTGTGATTTCTGCAGTTTCTCCCATTAGTGGTTATGATACATCAAGTCTCCAAAGTTCTGTCCGTGATTGTGGTGAACATGGCCAAGGTCAGTCCTagacttttttttcttcttcttccccaaagAGTATATGTTACTTACAGCTCGATCATGCTATGTACAGGAGAATATTTGAAAAATTTGTTTGCCACACCATTTGGTAGTAGAAGCAGCAAGGTAGAAATAGCAGCCGGTAGCAGTCAATACAAGCACAGTTGCCATGAAAATGAGAACAGTTAGTATTCCTTCCTTAATTATGGTCCGAGTCATTTTATTGCTTGGTTTATATTCTTAGTTGAAGCCGTAGGATTTCAAAATTTAGGTTGTTCGTTAACATGCCAGTAAATCTCTTTTCCCCCTTTACTTTTCAAACCATCAATTTTCTCTTACTTTGACCATATATGCTTATCACTTTGTAAGTATATTTGGACATGCAGCTGAATCATCTGCTAGCAATGGTAATGATTTTGTAAAACTTCACAAAGCATGTCTAACTTGATGCAGTGGGGGAAGTTCTTAAAGGCTTGTTTGCTACGCCCTCTGCTGTTTCACAATCTGTTGTACACCAACACTACctttttcaaagtcaattgagtGGAGAAGCAATGACCAAGAGAGAAGGACTTGGCTCAAGCGGAAAAGAAAATTTAAGTGAATCTGTGAGGGGTTTGATTGAGAACAAGCAAGGTTGGTTCTgaatttcctttcttttgacatgGTCTCTTTTGAAAACCAGTTTCTGCCTTCCCGCTGGATTTTCAGTTGTTCTTCACGTtctccccctccccctccctTCTTTTTCCGTTTCTAATGTGTTAGGGATGTATATTGTAACAGTGGAACATGTAAGGAATTCGTTTGCCTCACCAGTCTCTGTGAAATGCACTAACCAAGAGACTACTTCTAGCGAAGGAAAGTACAGCCAGAGTcatgaaatgaaaatttatatttgCAGTGGAGTGGAAAGAAATCTTGGTGAATCTGAAGCTGGGTCTGTTGGAGTCGACCAAGGTAGTAAATTATCCTTTTAACCATATTGGATTTACACAAGCTGAGTGTTCAAACATGAAATTAGTTTGTGTTTGCTCAAGCTTCTACTACTAACATCAAAGCCTTATTTCTTGTAGCTCCCGAGACTTCACATATCACTGCTTTCAACTATGGTGATGAAAATGAACAAGGTTAGTTCTGAACTATCTCGCAAACTGTATAAAGTAACTATGAATCTCCTATCATCTTCTATTTGCTGCTTTATTGTCCATTAATAGCGTTAATTCCTGATGCacagaaaatcaattgaaaatgcTGTTTGATTCACCCATTGTTACCACCCAGTCTCTGAACCAAATGGATGGAACATCAAGAAAGACAGAAACCAAGAATTGTTTTTTGTCTGGCAGTGTTCAAGGGCTAGGGTTCTCTCGTAACAAAGTCTTTCCAGTTGCACATCCGAATGCTATGGATCTGGACGAGCGTGAGAGCGTAGATTCCAAACATTTTGAAGAACAAATTAAAGTTGGGAAGATCAAAGAAACTGCTGAGTGCATGAAAGAATCCAGTGCACTTGAAGAAAAGAACAATGAAGGTCAGGGTAATGTGCTCTCAGTAACATCAGCTAAAAGCATGACTCCATTGAAGAAGGAGGAGTTTTCTTCTCAAGAACGTAATATCAAAGAAACTGCTGAGTGCATGAAAGAATCCAGTGCTCTTgatgaagagaacaatgaaggtcaGGGTAATATGCTGTCTGCAACG
This region of Solanum dulcamara chromosome 9, daSolDulc1.2, whole genome shotgun sequence genomic DNA includes:
- the LOC129902170 gene encoding uncharacterized protein LOC129902170 isoform X3 — protein: MDFENMKRKQLQALCKEHGIPANLTNLEMANKLSSLLKVNDEKPLTRGRSCLKILDENVNDREFDVVNRKVKKVKFSPDNEIIEFTRSARGERVGRRKTMLYKNNLNVRSDGLKVGILDSPVRVTRSQRVNMEDGVTEKKGKTRHVKDSVISVSESKDEVGVTTRRSLKNKEGNEGVNDGLRMTRRVRSRKNAKDGVEDSQEELKIDESEKEIGRVEKRDKKVTFISGGQMDECTKSETKAKETKRVTRRKSMAHNQTLPVQIEVDAEVREEVAEKPARVTRSRNLKPVEDNVFNKRNRTRGKNCTEFVESSVEAVKDEVRVNTRRSQQNSVVEAPKKALKRPGRVANKDEEGARLSDGVTKEKMVTRGTTRNQSNLTVEASTSESGTKIVESKGKLQVVVQLEELIDLPLRRSDRRKSVFPLEKLRGDEVAAKKEKRNFLNANDDELRQKGTEEEPQKALKRSKRLATQVADSVLAKDDIAENKIDRPTESQGTLEVVLQTGEVPMRSNRRKSVVPSLEKVRSDEVVVVKEKRNLNAKDGEIRSKGTKEEPQKTSKRSKRLAKQMEDPVLAKRDIAENKLEEGRSSRGNVSNANVDTKILDSSVQEETSVVKEERRGSGRSAARHTLAAVSDDKKEKGENKLTKRNCTVIQEKDSTKKFTLQDLDSPKQSMSSTKASDKAAVVKKTSTAGKKQQGRLKRSNVIVEVPMPEDMEIVREPDNIDCNISGSRGTTGFSRSSQNELEAVPDDFNIVLAVTKDDTAAESSTLADKLIEERPFVDANSSQSENNSASKSLSFSDPFNSDARPEENLVAEFLKSDHEEPASKGLCPSFVLADDAVPNDITSDQQEPGAIAADNAEEFVIGLSFDVLDNCSLSQSDNVGENLDSGTKDDAAAESSSLADKLIEEEPLVEASASPSENNSTPDPFSDSFNSNARPKENLDEELLQFDHEASASKDLCPSPVLAEDVVPNEITSDKQEHGSIAADNAEGLSDEVLDNCSLSQSDNMEESPDSGFKEQSEAGCVVTEGITYGDQEPASKGLGPSSSLADDAVPNDITSDKQEHGAVVADNAEELDTGLSNEVLDNMEENLDAGLKEQSESGCVVKEGVAYGEREPESKGLCPSSVLADDVAPNDITSDKLEHGTIAADNAEEFDSGSSNEVLDDCSVNHSDNMEEKLDSGFKEQSESRCNDSVSVNYGEQALTVTDHAKEFGAGLSSNVSLDTLGAFNQSNEMEVKVSEAEDESGPMEQAEAESDPVEAKHDLDAPTFTSQGEIHAEECANLEAAASEKTVSSPIKAVLDLQEPGILGDGIALHVTSSEDSDEEKQAGEELKNLFATPCYVSHSKEEKKASLDGDSRDEDLNREGQVSPISGYDTSSLQSSVRDCGEHGQGEYLKNLFATPFGSRSSKVEIAAGSSQYKHSCHENENMGEVLKGLFATPSAVSQSVVHQHYLFQSQLSGEAMTKREGLGSSGKENLSESVRGLIENKQVEHVRNSFASPVSVKCTNQETTSSEGKYSQSHEMKIYICSGVERNLGESEAGSVGVDQAPETSHITAFNYGDENEQENQLKMLFDSPIVTTQSLNQMDGTSRKTETKNCFLSGSVQGLGFSRNKVFPVAHPNAMDLDERESVDSKHFEEQIKVGKIKETAECMKESSALEEKNNEGQGNVLSVTSAKSMTPLKKEEFSSQERNIKETAECMKESSALDEENNEGQGNMLSATSAKNMTPLWNDEFSSQEPKTADVAKSGEMVSDTEMTTRRESYVQEVVDIEEHKIEETVADKDLLLFSSQEPKTADVAMSGEMVIDREINTRHESCVQEIGDIEEYKIEETVADRDLLQRGDISRGLEEDVYVGIANESTSPIISEPTCDDVGFSGQKMMPDINKSSLENVKTSDAFNEGTEDHLKLQFATPIKRTSPSRLGEASSCQLKTATIAMASEMAGKQPEQGFEFSGEPLTVEIISGGSNSTKRSYFSKEIEQFEGGPLFPIPSKGTCPLQLEESPGCEEDIFNYLDGVKFLNSQEQNFAQHKDRQLLSEMTYDAGEATLDWFQTKDDNVPGQKELEAQKENDYAHPFEPLHEEGEVAEDDALAEGNEDDHLVAYQESLEEGLIDTDEAAKRGAVCDAVFQQPNISLTDIKTENITQESTRKTDGISVSAESGILEFDAESTALRSQETIIIRVEETEGDKVQKLENIM
- the LOC129902170 gene encoding uncharacterized protein LOC129902170 isoform X1, producing the protein MDFENMKRKQLQALCKEHGIPANLTNLEMANKLSSLLKVNDEKPLTRGRSCLKILDENVNDREFDVVNRKVKKVKFSPDNEIIEFTRSARGERVGRRKTMLYKNNLNVRSDGLKVGILDSPVRVTRSQRVNMEDGVTEKKGKTRHVKDSVISVSESKDEVGVTTRRSLKNKEGNEGVNDGLRMTRRVRSRKNAKDGVEDSQEELKIDESEKEIGRVEKRDKKVTFISGGQMDECTKSETKAKETKRVTRRKSMAHNQTLPVQIEVDAEVREEVAEKPARVTRSRNLKPVEDNVFNKRNRTRGKNCTEFVESSVEAVKDEVRVNTRRSQQNSVVEAPKKALKRPGRVANKDEEGARLSDGVTKEKMVTRGTTRNQSNLTVEASTSESGTKIVESKGKLQVVVQLEELIDLPLRRSDRRKSVFPLEKLRGDEVAAKKEKRNFLNANDDELRQKGTEEEPQKALKRSKRLATQVADSVLAKDDIAENKIDRPTESQGTLEVVLQTGEVPMRSNRRKSVVPSLEKVRSDEVVVVKEKRNLNAKDGEIRSKGTKEEPQKTSKRSKRLAKQMEDPVLAKRDIAENKLEEGRSSRGNVSNANVDTKILDSSVQEETSVVKEERRGSGRSAARHTLAAVSDDKKEKGENKLTKRNCTVIQEKDSTKKFTLQDLDSPKQSMSSTKASDKAAVVKKTSTAGKKQQGRLKRSNVIVEVPMPEDMEIVREPDNIDCNISGSRGTTGFSRSSQNELEAVPDDFNIVLAVTKDDTAAESSTLADKLIEERPFVDANSSQSENNSASKSLSFSDPFNSDARPEENLVAEFLKSDHEEPASKGLCPSFVLADDAVPNDITSDQQEPGAIAADNAEEFVIGLSFDVLDNCSLSQSDNVGENLDSGTKDDAAAESSSLADKLIEEEPLVEASASPSENNSTPDPFSDSFNSNARPKENLDEELLQFDHEASASKDLCPSPVLAEDVVPNEITSDKQEHGSIAADNAEGLSDEVLDNCSLSQSDNMEESPDSGFKEQSEAGCVVTEGITYGDQEPASKGLGPSSSLADDAVPNDITSDKQEHGAVVADNAEELDTGLSNEVLDNMEENLDAGLKEQSESGCVVKEGVAYGEREPESKGLCPSSVLADDVAPNDITSDKLEHGTIAADNAEEFDSGSSNEVLDDCSVNHSDNMEEKLDSGFKEQSESRCNDSVSVNYGEQALTVTDHAKEFGAGLSSNVSLDTLGAFNQSNEMEVKVSEAEDESGPMEQAEAESDPVEAKHDLDAPTFTSQGEIHAEECANLEAAASEKTVSSPIKAVLDLQEPGILGDGIALHVTSSEDSDEEKQAGEELKNLFATPCYVSHSKEEKKASLDGDSRDEDLNREGQVSPISGYDTSSLQSSVRDCGEHGQGEYLKNLFATPFGSRSSKVEIAAGSSQYKHSCHENENMGEVLKGLFATPSAVSQSVVHQHYLFQSQLSGEAMTKREGLGSSGKENLSESVRGLIENKQVEHVRNSFASPVSVKCTNQETTSSEGKYSQSHEMKIYICSGVERNLGESEAGSVGVDQAPETSHITAFNYGDENEQENQLKMLFDSPIVTTQSLNQMDGTSRKTETKNCFLSGSVQGLGFSRNKVFPVAHPNAMDLDERESVDSKHFEEQIKVGKIKETAECMKESSALEEKNNEGQGNVLSVTSAKSMTPLKKEEFSSQERNIKETAECMKESSALDEENNEGQGNMLSATSAKNMTPLWNDEFSSQEPKTADVAKSGEMVSDTEMTTRRESYVQEVVDIEEHKIEETVADKDLLLFSSQEPKTADVAMSGEMVIDREINTRHESCVQEIGDIEEYKIEETVADRDLLQRGDISRGLEEDVYVGIANESTSPIISEPTCDDVGFSGQKMMPDINKSSLENVKTSDAFNEGTEDHLKLQFATPIKRTSPSRLGEASSCQLKTATIAMASEMAGKQPEQGFEFSGEPLTVEIISGGSNSTKRSYFSKEIEQFEGGPLFPIPSKGTCPLQLEESPGCEEDIFNYLDGVKFLNSQEQNFAQHKDRQLLSEMTYDAGEATLDWFQTKDDNVPGQKELEAQKENDYAHPFEPLHEEGEVAEDDALAEGNEDDHLVAYQESLEEGLIDTDEAAKRGAVCDAVFQQPNISLTDIKTENITQESTRKTDGISVSAESGILEFDAESTALRSQETIIIRVEETEGDKVQKLEVRNISNAFLQNIPNDDKFAKKNSIVLHADEQFHFPEHYVKENVSTTEEFTASTNECEHVSKEDDLAAEGDRLVIFESNESTSMNVNASGLTTKMDLPGIFAGESDNKTHSALSEEPQSGSDQGISSAAKQQDEDSFDIKEHESTEAVLLSPSSKSRENISFIKKGIAGEDTLMFENKDELAEKKVPLTPAAGVVKTSFAKHLNSTVKKKNARSILIHGTPNKLTQIADMKENAPSVKGDIGTLTAVRPEKRPALKDLPWK